The following coding sequences lie in one Thalassoglobus polymorphus genomic window:
- a CDS encoding SMP-30/gluconolactonase/LRE family protein has protein sequence MKKLLLIFMVTVAVMLGASLNADDQIVEANSKVEKLSGDFRFTEGPAWDRNGTLYFSDIPNKTIHAWTSKKGIETFKVLEGSCNGLRFDQAGNLFVCQPVGRAIVKITPEGKQSVVAEKFEGKKLNSPNDLWIDPNGGIYFTDPRYGSMDDLQQSGFHVYYIHPGEKKIERILDNLVKPNGVVGSADGKKLYVTDPGAQKTYVYDITGPGKLENRKLAADAGSDGLELDELGNLYITGDSMRIFNSEAKEIASIPLPERAANMTIGGPDGKTLFITARTGLYSVQLKVSSGSDPFAK, from the coding sequence ATGAAGAAGTTATTGTTGATTTTCATGGTGACAGTTGCCGTAATGTTAGGTGCTTCTCTGAATGCAGATGATCAAATTGTTGAAGCAAACTCTAAAGTGGAGAAACTGTCAGGGGATTTCCGCTTCACGGAAGGCCCCGCCTGGGATCGAAATGGGACTTTGTACTTCTCTGACATTCCCAACAAGACGATTCACGCCTGGACCAGCAAAAAAGGGATAGAAACCTTCAAGGTGCTTGAGGGAAGCTGCAACGGACTCCGGTTCGATCAAGCGGGCAATCTGTTCGTCTGTCAACCGGTTGGCCGAGCGATCGTCAAAATTACCCCGGAAGGCAAACAATCCGTTGTTGCTGAGAAGTTCGAAGGGAAGAAGCTGAATTCCCCGAATGATTTGTGGATCGACCCCAATGGTGGGATCTATTTTACTGATCCTCGCTACGGCAGCATGGACGATCTTCAGCAGAGCGGTTTTCATGTTTACTACATTCATCCAGGCGAGAAAAAGATCGAGCGAATTCTCGATAATCTCGTGAAGCCGAACGGAGTGGTTGGGAGTGCCGATGGAAAGAAACTCTACGTTACTGACCCCGGAGCACAGAAAACATACGTGTACGACATCACAGGTCCGGGGAAGCTCGAGAATCGCAAACTGGCAGCTGATGCAGGTTCAGATGGATTGGAACTTGATGAACTTGGCAACCTGTACATCACAGGGGACAGCATGCGTATCTTCAATTCCGAAGCAAAAGAAATTGCTTCGATTCCACTGCCTGAAAGAGCTGCCAACATGACAATTGGTGGTCCCGATGGAAAGACGCTATTCATTACAGCCCGGACTGGACTCTATTCAGTTCAACTTAAGGTTAGCAGTGGCTCGGACCCGTTCGCCAAGTAA
- a CDS encoding tetratricopeptide repeat protein, whose amino-acid sequence MIEMTSPSAKTTTATASSRQRTQRPLSLSLSRQRIQRFIAMLLILVGLWYFQTFSYLSNWRAEQHLKVDHFDRAENALDWSLFFRDRNPETYRLRARLNRKLGQYDLFSENLEQFAQLGGDPLQARREEILARASGGEAPALMEELVKMLKNQEGDADEVCSAFANGFLVGQEYNQAFVVIENWKQSYPEDPRPHYTNGRVQDYLQNDYVAEQEYRDALAKCESHYPSAFALGRLLLETQHPQEAIKFFSRCLAMKKNGAAKVEIGKCYRQLGETEKAREVLEEAMNLPIDELMASYLLIQEIPAGNPAAFELGSLELGAGNNEAALKFLNIAYEADPSNLDVRYARAIALRQSGATEAGSAELQAVNNARTALQKADKIIDGINPVHPYVEERLQVGELYLNNGSLKTAEFWLKSVLAYEPTSIRAHELLSELYTRKAKRDSLFLKEAEYHSKTANRLSAIQQNTTPTE is encoded by the coding sequence ATGATCGAAATGACGTCTCCATCCGCCAAAACGACGACCGCCACGGCATCAAGCCGTCAGCGAACACAACGCCCGCTGAGCCTCTCACTGAGCCGTCAGCGGATCCAGCGATTTATCGCCATGCTCCTGATCCTGGTCGGACTGTGGTATTTTCAGACGTTCTCATACCTCAGCAACTGGCGAGCTGAGCAGCACTTAAAAGTTGATCATTTTGACCGTGCTGAAAATGCTTTGGACTGGTCTCTCTTCTTCCGAGACCGTAACCCGGAGACGTATCGTCTTCGTGCAAGGCTCAACCGAAAGCTTGGTCAATACGACCTGTTCTCCGAGAATCTCGAACAGTTTGCCCAACTTGGAGGCGACCCACTGCAAGCCCGGCGAGAAGAAATTCTGGCACGCGCCAGTGGCGGCGAAGCCCCTGCCCTGATGGAGGAGCTTGTCAAAATGTTAAAGAACCAGGAAGGGGACGCTGATGAAGTTTGCAGCGCGTTCGCGAACGGTTTTTTAGTCGGCCAAGAATACAACCAGGCTTTTGTTGTCATCGAAAACTGGAAGCAAAGTTATCCCGAAGACCCTCGCCCACACTATACCAACGGTCGTGTTCAAGATTATCTGCAAAACGATTATGTCGCCGAGCAAGAGTACCGCGACGCCTTAGCAAAATGCGAATCCCACTACCCTTCGGCCTTCGCACTCGGAAGACTTTTACTCGAAACACAGCACCCTCAGGAGGCGATCAAGTTCTTTTCTCGTTGTCTGGCAATGAAAAAGAATGGTGCAGCGAAGGTCGAGATTGGAAAATGCTACCGCCAACTTGGCGAGACAGAGAAAGCCAGAGAAGTTCTCGAGGAGGCAATGAATCTCCCGATCGACGAACTCATGGCCAGCTATTTACTGATTCAGGAAATCCCTGCAGGGAACCCGGCAGCGTTTGAGCTTGGTAGTTTAGAACTCGGAGCCGGGAACAACGAAGCGGCACTTAAGTTTCTCAACATTGCGTACGAAGCGGACCCCTCGAATCTGGACGTGCGATACGCTCGAGCAATCGCTTTGCGACAATCAGGAGCAACCGAAGCTGGAAGTGCGGAACTTCAAGCGGTGAACAATGCCAGAACCGCACTTCAAAAAGCCGACAAAATTATTGACGGAATCAATCCTGTTCATCCGTATGTTGAAGAGCGATTACAAGTCGGAGAACTCTACTTAAACAATGGGTCGCTCAAGACAGCTGAGTTCTGGTTGAAAAGTGTACTGGCCTACGAGCCAACTTCGATCCGCGCGCATGAACTTCTCAGCGAGCTCTATACAAGAAAAGCCAAAAGAGATTCACTCTTTCTCAAGGAAGCTGAGTATCATTCAAAAACTGCGAACAGGCTCTCCGCAATTCAACAGAACACGACACCGACCGAATAA
- a CDS encoding CRTAC1 family protein translates to MLHTFQVRLCLSLALLLLGSGCSKSPSPESNTQKSGTEPELKFKFQNITESSGVHATYDNGRDAGFYAILESMGGGVGLFDLDKDGFTDLVFPGGGKLIKGDPPSLEGLPLQCYRGLGDMKWSDTSSLTGLGQPQRYTHGVSIADFNNDGFDDILVTGYGGVDLWENNGDGTFFQVAEQAELIDDSWSTSAGWGDLDGDGSLDLYLTHYVDWSFDNNPKCPSPSPSHDEDVCPPRRFEGLDDALFRSTGNGKFQDMSEAWGLAKKGKGLGVVLADIDNDFDLDIYVANDTVDNFLYINDGTGKLEESALLTGCAVDFEGKTNGSMGLEFFDFDGDLLGDLWVTNYEHESAALYRNQGDGNFLHMSQDAGVSAVGDLFVSFGTLTRDFDGDADLDIAIANGHVIYHPNKSTFEQQSTLLENKGDQKFQRAAFDDTSFFSERHVSRGLAGGDLDRDGRTDLVFTVLNGTAQILRNETAIKGERIRLKLIGTADNRNAIGARVVLHASKGDRVHFVIGGGSYLSSSEYDCDFYVVDEGTEFSATVFWPSGMMQKLNNLKPATDYFVVQGEANPMQQATR, encoded by the coding sequence ATGCTGCACACTTTTCAAGTTCGACTCTGTCTTTCGTTAGCGCTGCTGCTGCTGGGGTCAGGATGTTCCAAATCGCCTTCACCAGAAAGCAATACTCAGAAGAGCGGCACTGAACCGGAACTGAAGTTCAAATTTCAAAACATCACAGAAAGCTCCGGTGTTCATGCGACATACGATAACGGACGTGACGCTGGATTCTACGCCATCCTTGAATCGATGGGAGGCGGCGTCGGACTGTTCGATCTGGACAAAGACGGCTTCACTGATCTTGTTTTTCCCGGTGGGGGAAAACTGATCAAAGGTGATCCACCAAGTTTAGAAGGTCTGCCACTGCAATGTTATCGAGGCCTCGGAGATATGAAATGGAGTGACACTTCCTCCTTAACCGGACTTGGGCAACCACAACGCTACACCCACGGAGTCTCCATCGCGGACTTCAACAATGACGGGTTCGATGACATTCTTGTCACCGGTTACGGCGGGGTGGACCTTTGGGAAAACAACGGTGATGGAACATTCTTTCAAGTCGCAGAACAAGCCGAGTTGATCGATGACTCCTGGTCGACCAGCGCCGGTTGGGGCGACCTTGATGGTGATGGTTCGCTGGACCTCTATCTCACCCACTACGTTGACTGGTCATTCGATAACAACCCGAAATGTCCCAGCCCCTCTCCAAGCCATGACGAAGACGTTTGTCCGCCACGACGATTCGAAGGGCTCGACGATGCTCTATTCCGAAGTACTGGCAATGGGAAATTTCAAGACATGTCCGAAGCGTGGGGACTTGCAAAAAAAGGAAAAGGGCTCGGAGTCGTCCTGGCTGATATTGACAACGATTTCGATCTCGACATCTACGTCGCCAATGATACCGTCGACAATTTCCTTTACATCAACGATGGAACCGGGAAGCTCGAAGAGAGTGCATTGCTCACCGGTTGTGCTGTCGACTTCGAAGGAAAAACGAATGGCAGTATGGGGCTTGAGTTCTTTGACTTCGATGGAGATTTACTCGGAGACTTGTGGGTCACAAACTACGAACACGAGAGCGCGGCGTTATACCGAAACCAGGGAGATGGAAACTTTCTGCACATGAGTCAAGACGCGGGAGTCTCAGCAGTTGGTGATCTCTTCGTCAGCTTCGGAACGTTAACCCGAGACTTTGATGGTGACGCCGATTTGGATATCGCGATTGCGAATGGACATGTCATCTACCATCCCAACAAGTCGACCTTTGAGCAGCAATCTACCCTTTTAGAGAACAAAGGGGACCAGAAATTTCAGCGTGCGGCCTTCGACGACACCTCATTCTTCTCCGAGCGACACGTCTCGCGCGGGCTCGCCGGTGGCGATCTTGATCGCGATGGGCGAACCGATCTTGTCTTCACGGTTCTGAACGGAACCGCTCAGATTTTGCGAAACGAAACCGCAATCAAAGGTGAACGAATTCGCCTAAAGCTGATCGGCACAGCCGACAACCGCAACGCCATCGGGGCCCGTGTCGTGCTTCACGCCAGCAAAGGAGATCGCGTCCACTTTGTCATTGGAGGAGGTTCTTACCTTTCCTCTTCGGAGTACGATTGCGATTTCTACGTCGTAGATGAAGGAACCGAGTTCTCAGCCACGGTCTTCTGGCCATCGGGCATGATGCAGAAATTGAACAACTTAAAGCCAGCAACAGATTACTTCGTCGTACAAGGCGAAGCGAATCCAATGCAGCAAGCGACTCGTTAA
- a CDS encoding DUF1559 domain-containing protein, producing MKRLRRGFTLIELLVVIAIIAILVALLLPAVQQAREAARRSQCKNNLKQLAIALHNYHDTHGKFPQLTFGTEANNDWGSEWRGNSVHTMLLPFVDQAPLYNQYDLNRFWTHTNANYPNRTLGRTKVPVFQCPSDPGIITNGDGGNNYGASTGPNLGWEASLTRTAGMFHRRRSLAMRDITDGTSNTIAFGEIVKGDGDNGIFRLERGDYIRNQSLSGINPIKPTQDQMTTYGNTCLTGTADHRSSGGWTWVSPMMDDTGMNTVVPPNWRFPNCHECSGCGEGDARGVWASRSFHTGGSQHAMGDGAVRFISENIDFDLYQSIGSSNQGDVVGEF from the coding sequence ATGAAGCGCTTACGTAGAGGGTTTACCCTCATTGAACTTCTGGTTGTGATTGCGATTATCGCGATCCTGGTTGCTCTCTTGTTACCTGCCGTGCAGCAGGCTCGCGAAGCAGCTCGCCGCTCACAGTGCAAAAACAACCTCAAGCAACTTGCGATTGCACTGCACAACTACCATGACACCCACGGAAAGTTCCCTCAGTTAACATTCGGAACTGAAGCGAACAATGACTGGGGAAGCGAATGGCGTGGCAACAGCGTTCACACCATGTTGCTGCCGTTTGTTGATCAAGCTCCGCTGTATAACCAGTACGATCTCAACCGATTCTGGACGCACACCAATGCGAATTATCCAAACCGCACATTGGGACGAACAAAAGTCCCTGTCTTCCAATGCCCTTCAGATCCCGGGATTATCACCAATGGTGATGGCGGGAACAACTATGGAGCGAGCACTGGTCCTAACTTGGGCTGGGAAGCAAGTTTAACACGCACCGCTGGAATGTTTCACCGTCGCCGTTCGCTCGCCATGCGAGACATCACAGATGGAACATCAAACACAATTGCCTTCGGAGAGATCGTCAAAGGAGACGGCGACAACGGAATCTTCCGACTGGAACGTGGCGACTACATTCGTAATCAGTCCTTGTCTGGGATCAATCCAATCAAACCGACACAGGATCAAATGACCACTTACGGCAACACCTGCCTCACAGGAACAGCTGACCACCGCAGTTCAGGCGGTTGGACCTGGGTCTCTCCAATGATGGACGACACCGGAATGAACACTGTCGTCCCTCCAAACTGGAGATTCCCGAACTGCCACGAATGTAGCGGCTGTGGTGAAGGTGATGCTCGCGGCGTGTGGGCCTCACGAAGTTTCCACACTGGTGGATCACAGCATGCCATGGGTGATGGTGCTGTTCGCTTCATCTCCGAAAACATCGACTTTGACTTATACCAAAGCATCGGAAGCAGCAACCAGGGTGATGTTGTCGGCGAATTCTAG